GTAGTCCTTGCGCCCTCTTGTATGGAAAGTACATTTGATGATGGGATAAATGCAGACGAAACCGTGGAGAACTTTGCTGATCAGCAGTGTAAGACATTCTTCCTATAAAATTACCTTTTCTGCAAGCCATTATCTTTTGGCGTTCCAGTTTACCCATGCTCTCGCTGTGGCCATGAACATCATCAGCTTTTGCAATTGCTTCACTGCATATGTATTTATTGTACATGCATTTTTGACTGCATATCTGTTTATTCTGCCAGTCATCTCTGTGTTGAATTATAGTGTAGTTTTCTGTATCAAATCGAATTGTGGTTCCGCTTGGGATGTCCATTGAGCTGTGCTATTGTACTCTTGTTATGCTAGATTTTAGATAGCACTGGTGTGTCCATCATGCTTTTACTGTCATATATAACCACCGAATCTTTAGTGCAACTGAAAGTTGATAGGGTGAAATGGGTCTCTTAACAAAATAGAAGGGAACTCATTTACTGTCCTTGAGTTTGTTCTGTGCTGATGTTTTTAAGTTTTCCCCCATCCGccttattttcaaaatatgaaATGCAGCTCCTGAGGAGGACAGTGGAGTGAAAGATCAGGATCTGAAAATATCAATTGGAAATGAGATATCCGAGGATGAGCAAGTTGAACAGGCTGTTCTAAAAGAGGAATTATATACCATGTCACAAGATCCCAAGGACCATGAATTTGTCGAGAAGTTATACAGAAGTACCGAGGTGGAGAATTTTCAGCAGGCTGAGTTAAAGCATAAATTGGACTCTATACCAATGGAAGCTGCTGTGCATGTTGCTGCGTCTTCTGAGGAGAAGCAGGTTCAGCAAGCTGAGCTGAATCAGGAGTTGGATTCAATACCAATATGTCCCAGAAAGCATGCTGATGAAGAACTTGAATGGGGGAGAACTGCACAGGCTGGGCTTGAGCAAGAATGGGACTCTGTGCCAATTGATTCTGGGGAACATGTTTGCGTGACTTCATATGCACATGCTGATGATGAACAGGCTGAGGTGGAGCAGAAATCCACTTCTGTGAGAGCAGATGTTCTGGAGTATGTAGCAGACAATTTTGATGATAACACAAACACAGGGAAAGGTAAGATGCTGAGGTCGTAAGAGTGTTTTGTTTATTTCTACCAGTTTTGTGCATTCTGATTGTTTTTTCTATTATGATTGTGTAAATTTAAAACTGACTCCTAATTTTGTACTGAAGATATTGAAGAGGATTCAACAGAAGCAAGCTTACACAAAATTTCATATGAACCTTTGACAAGCTTGGACAAGTTATCTCCTGATCATAGTTTTGTCGAAGAAGAGAGAGCTTCTGATACACCAACTCATATTGAAGGTATGTGCGATTCACAGGAATTGCTGGATTCTAAAGCAGTGATTTCTGACACTAAGTCCGCAGATTCAAGTGTTGTAATTATGTCTCCTGATCTGGAAAGCACTGAATTGGTGAGTGTCGATCAACTAAAATCTGCTTTGGCAGCCGCACGCAAGTCATTGAACATGCTATATGCTGAACTCGAAAATGAGAGGAATGCAGCTGCTATATCCGCTGATGAGACCATGGCAATGATAAACCGCTTGCAAGAACAGAAAGCTGCAATGCAGATGGAGGCGATTCAATATCAGCGTCTTATGGAGGAACAATCGGAGTATGATCAGGAAGCACTGCAGAGGCTGAATGAATTAGTcgtgaagagagagaaagagaagcaaGATCTGGAGAGAGAGCTCGAACTGTATCGGCACAAGGTTCATCTCTATGAGTCAAAGGTGAGGAAAATGTCCAGGCACAAGTCTGATGACCAGAATGGTTCATCCTCAGCTTCATCAAGTGCTGAGGACAGTGATGACCTTTCACAAAGTTTCTATGAAGGCGATGAATCTGCCCATGGTCTGAATGGAAGCAACGGGAGTATTCCTACTGACGTTGTTCTACAAGAAACTGCTAGGAATTTGGTTGCCCTTGATGGCTCACTAGCTGATTTTGAGGAAGAGAGACTCTCCATACTGGAACAGCTCCAAGTCCTAGAGGACAGGCTTTTTGACCTCGATGATGAAGAATCTGATAACACGAAGATGGACAAGCATTTCTCAGAAGAAAACCATTTAAGTGGTGCCTCAAATGGTTTCTCTGATGACGATAGCTGCTTTAAACTTCatgataaaagaaaaggtgtAAGCTATAGAGGAAAGAAGCTCCTCCCACTGTTTGATGATGCTACTGTGGAAGCCGGAAACATCCTTCTAACTAAGCAAGGTGATGAGGCAGATCATTCAACAGAAGTCATATTTGAACTTGCTAGAGGGCAAGATAAACTTGCAATCGCCAATGAAATTAATCAAGTCCATGAGAGGCTGCATGCTCTTGAGGCAGATAGGGACTTTATAAAACAGTGTGTGAGATCTTTGAAAAGGGGAGGTAAAGGGTTTGATCTTCTTCAGGACATCTTACAGCATCTTCGAGACCTGAGAAGGATTGAGCAGCGTGCAAGGAACTCTGGAGAGCTTTCACCCCATTATCTTCATCCATACACGGTCTAAAGGTAAAATGATGCAATTTATATTCATAGTTTGCTGAATTTTCTTTTCCACATGGAGATAAAGTATAGTACAATCATGTTCCTTGTTTAGATTCTAAGAACATTAGTTTAGTACAAGTTCTTTCATGCCATACACGAAGAATAAACAAAATACTACTTTGCTAAAAGAAGCCATGCATTCCCACATGCCCTTCGCAAAATTTAGTAAACTTTTGTGCCTAACAATGCCACATTCTATCCCACATTGTTAGGCACAAAATTTTGCACCGAACTTTTGTGCCTAACAATGCCACATTCTATCCCAATTGAATTCTGCCAGAACCCTAATTCTTGCTCGTTGGTTTCAGATCAGCTACAGAGCCTCGTGATCATGTCCGACGAATACAGATTGAAGATGGAAATCATACAACaatgataagaaaaaaaaagattgccGACTAAGTAGTATTGTCATTCGAGAAGCAGTTCGTGCCAGGAGGGAAAGGAGCTCCTCCTGGAACGCCTTCTCGGTCAGTTTGGCGACACCATTCGGAAGGCAGATCATGGAGCAATTTTGCCTTCCAAGGTCCAGGGTTTTTGTGGACCACTTCCAACgttctctcttttctttgttCGTTTAGTTTTCCGGGGGGCTTCCAAACTTTTGCTAAGGGCAAGAGGGTTGGTGAGCCGCCCGCCCCCATGGGGTGTGTTTGTGGCAGCAATCATGGCTTTGTGGGAGCTTTGGAATTCATTAACATGAAACATGCCACTGCCAGCTTTGGTGCCAGGTATAGTGAGTATAAAaggcttttaaaaaaaagaacggTAGTCCGAGTGGGGATCTTTTTTAGTTGTTCTAGTTATTCTTTTCCTTTAAATTCTCTAGCTGTATGTAATGTACTTTCGGCTTTTGGAATGGTGAGGTGTTGGTGCCGAGTGCATAGCATAATTGTTTGATGAGCATCCCTGTGCCACTTGCTTCTTTGTTCCTTACTATTTTTTCTCTGGATATATACAAGGGAGTACCTTTGAGCTTTGATACGAGTGCTTTGTTATACTCTGAAAGCAACAAGTATGCTCTAATGCACGATTGGTTTAGCTGTCAAAAATCATGAGATGACCAGTTGGTCGTCAGTGCATGGATGCAGCTCACCAAACGAGTCCGTTGGGTGGACCTGCCCTACCATGTTCTGATGCTGCCCATGTATGAGCCTGCCATcatctttaatcatattttttCATTTCATTCTATTTctgatttgtaaaaaaatcctAAGGTTAAAAGAATAGGAGAGAAAATCTTTTTTAAAAGGAACTGTGAAGGAAAATTAGTACTGACATAGCTCGGCGTTAACAACTTCGTGACAGGTCGTATGCTAGTCCGGACATTGCCGACTGGATCTGCCAGTGCTCGTACCGATTTCGGGGAGGGTGTGCCAGCCTACTAGTACCGATTGTGCCGGTTGTGAAGGGCCGGACGAGTTCGCGAGATTGGGTCGATGCATCTCGCTGAACTGACGTGACAACTGACAAGTATGCTTGCTTTAGATGTAAGCATGAGTCGAGGAGAGCTAGCAGCTCTATTCTGTTGGGCTGAGGCAACGATCCCAGTGATTGTTCCTGCCTCCTGCGAGCGCAGATGCATGTGGAGTGTGGGAAGGCAAGCAACACGTGCGGTTAATAGAGCCGTTTACAGATAAGTTGCAGGAGATTAAAAAATGGTTTCTTTCATTGTTCTTGAAGGACTACTCGATCCAGTAAAAAAACACTTGACATTTTAAATATGACATAGTCTCTAATGTGTATTTTTTACCACCAATTTCTTATAtagtatatttataaaatcaaaTAGATTTATGAGATTATATATGATAGTATTTTTCAAGGCAAAATTACACTTGTGGTTTTCATGTCTCCAAactaataaatatttaaaaaattattgatagGTAAAGTTTCACAAGTTTAACCGGATTTATTCAAAATGTTGTGTATTTGTGAGAGAGTACTAATTTTTCCACGGACCTATGGAACTGGCTCCTAGATACTGTTTGCATTTGCCGATACAAAACATAAAATTTTGAGCCACACCGCAAAATTCATGGTCGCTAGACATTAGATAAGTTAAAATATTTCTATTATGAAAATAAGGAGACATTTTTGTAGAACAATAAGGAGAGATAATGGTGATGTCCTATCTGTACCTATAATTGTTACCTATCACTTACCCATGAGTTATTTTGTATTTTCTGTAAAAAAAGGAAGTGAGCCGTCAGCTAGAGTACACTCTTATCATGGGCCACCGCAGCACAAAAGGCCCACAACCCcagaagttttttatttttataattcaaaataaaatataaaaaacaagtgttcattttttttcttcagaacTAGGCTATTGTTGTCCGCTGGAAGGgtgacatgtttaaaaaaattaaacctatcatccaaaaaataaaaatacaacattctaatgctcttaaaattcaaaacactatcgaaatagtaatgaaaaattctaaaaaatatataacgtATAAGATGCTATAATCTAGTTCTCCAAAAATTCACAACTCAAACAATCACttgtacaataagaaaaaagataaattttattgtacagaCCATTCCAACTAGACTatgtacaatgaaatttgtcAAAATTTTTCTTAACTACTtctatagtgttttgaatttcgAGAGTAATGGaacaaattatttttaatttttaaacatgtcacCCGTTGGAATGGCATTGGGCGACACTAGTCTAGTTCtacaattttttcaaacggttgtaattttttttatttttgaaatataaaaataaaaagctccACAACTCCCGTGGTGGTCCAGTTGGCCGTCAAGGCGTCAATTGCGCTCGGCAGAAGCCCAGATACGAATCCGACCGACCATAAGCCTACAACAGCCTCCACAAAGCCGGGCCCAAATGTACCAATTCCTCGGTGTCTCTGTTTCATGGACCAATACGGCCCAAACCGGCAAGTCGGTGACTAAAGCAAAGCGGCCATGAAGTCCTTGTCACCTTGATAAGCAAAAGCCCATTTGCCTTGTTCGTTTCTCTGATTCTCCCCACCCGGCGTCCGCCGCAGAAACCCTCTCGGCCTCTCCCCCACCACgcgttccgccgccgccgccatgaagCGCTCCGCCGACGCGATGGAGGCGGCGAAACCCGTCTTCCTCAGCAAGGCGGAGCGAGAGCGCCTCGCCCTCGAGCGCCGCCAGGCCGCCGTCTCCGACCACCGCCGCTCCGCGCTCGACCTCCTCCAGTCCATCCCGCGGccccttccgccgccgccgcctcccgcgtcTGGCTCCAACCACCCTCCTCGCGATTCCTCCTCTGGCCACCGCGACTCCTCCGACCGGGACCGAGATAGAGACAGAGATCGTGACCGCCGCCGCGACGACGACTCTCGCCGCGATCGAGATCGGGACCGGGACCGGGACCGCGACCGGGACGATTCCTCCCGCCGGGACCGGGACCGGGACCGAGACAGAGGCCGTGACCGTGAcagggagcgggagcgggagagagacCGTGGGGATCGGGACAGGGAGCGTGGGGACCGAGACCGGGACAGGGAGAGAGATCGGCTGGAGAAGATGGCGGAGAGGGAGCGTGAGAAGGAGCTCGACGCGATCAAGGAGCAGTACCTGGGGTCCAAGAAGCCCAAGAAGCGGGTCATCAAGCCCTCAGAGAAGTTCCGCTTCTCCTTCGACTGGGAGAACACCGAGGACACCAGCCGCGACATGAACACGCTCTACCAGTCGCCGCACGAGGCCCGGCTGCTCTTTGGCCGGGGCTTTCTTGCCGGCATTGACCGCCGTGAGCAGAAGAAGGTGGCTGCCGCGCACGAGAAGGAGACCCGTGCAGAGCTGCGGCGCAAGGCCGGTTTGGAGGACCGCCCGGAGGATGATATGGTGGATAAGAAGAAGGCTGCTGCCGCTGATATGTACGATGCCTTTGACATGCGTGTGGACAGGCACTGGTCCGAGAAGGCGCTTGAGGAGATGACCGAGCGGGATTGGCGAATTTTCCGTGAGGACTTCAATATATCCTATAAGGGGTCTCGCATACCCCGACCAATGCGGAAGTGGAGCGAGAGCAAGCTTGGGTCTGAGCTGCTTCGTTCTATTGAGAAGGCTGGATACGAGAAACCATCACCAATCCAGATGGCTGCAATTCCACTTGGTCTACAGCAGCGTGATGTTATTGGCATTGCTGAGACAGGTTCTGGCAAGACTGCAGCTTTTGTACTCCCCATGCTGTCTTATATTACCCGCCTGCCCCCCATAAGTGAGGAGAATGAGGCTGAAGGTCCTTATGCCGTTGTCATGGCACCTACTCGTGAGCTTGCTCAACAAATTGAGGAGGAGACTGTGAAATTTGCCACCTATCTAGGCATTAAGGTCGTGTCAATTGTTGGTGGTCAGTCAATTGAGGAGCAGGGTTTCAAGATTAGGCAGGGCTGTGAGATTGTAATTGCTACACCTGGTCGGCTTCTTGACTGCTTGGAACGGAGGTATGCTGTGCTCAACCAGTGCAACTATGTTGTGCTTGATGAGGCTGATAGGATGATTGATATGGGCTTTGAGCCACAGGTTGTTGGTGTCCTTGACGCGATGCCATCTAGTAACTTGAAACCTGAGAATGAGGACGAGGAACTTGATGAGAAGAGGATTTACAGGACTACTTATATGTTTAGTGCCACCATGCCACCTGCTGTGGAGCGTCTTGCTAGGAAGTATCTCCGGAACCCTGTTGTCGTGACAATTGGTACAGCTGGCAAGACCACTGATCTAATCACCCAGAACGTGATCATGGTGAAGGAGTCAGAGAAGATGTCACGACTCCAGAAGATGCTCATGGATCTCGGAGACAAGACAGCCATTGTGTTCTGCAACACTAAGAAGACAGCTGACATGCGTGCTAAGGATCTGGACAAGGCAGGCTTCCGCGTCACAACCCTACATGGAGGGAAGTCACAAGACCAGAGAGAGATTAGCC
The nucleotide sequence above comes from Phragmites australis chromosome 4, lpPhrAust1.1, whole genome shotgun sequence. Encoded proteins:
- the LOC133915618 gene encoding myosin-binding protein 3-like isoform X2; the protein is MGSEAPMAGANLTAALCKKSNRIARVLSYALLEWILIALLLANSVFFYLISRFAAFFALAPPCALCSRLGVDSLFEPHRRQGIGAGGGAEPLRRVLCDAHATEVSRLGYCRAHRRLADAGDMCEDCAGAAAPGKALLSWMGRSELGERDLACACCGVALESGFYSPPFLLPMPALCDSDCCRKEEGTASLNGDVVFVSVEGPVLELFDEKPLVEDDSIGVMAQDAKIVGNVERLVPPESIDSLAVGMAAVSSQSGGERKEAVDHGAVRRNDLVPENTVNANEEKLVMTSDDEKVNSVLDRPIDEQIAAVVLAPSCMESTFDDGINADETVENFADQQSPEEDSGVKDQDLKISIGNEISEDEQVEQAVLKEELYTMSQDPKDHEFVEKLYRSTEVENFQQAELKHKLDSIPMEAAVHVAASSEEKQVQQAELNQELDSIPICPRKHADEELEWGRTAQAGLEQEWDSVPIDSGEHVCVTSYAHADDEQAEVEQKSTSVRADVLEYVADNFDDNTNTGKDIEEDSTEASLHKISYEPLTSLDKLSPDHSFVEEERASDTPTHIEDSSVVIMSPDLESTELVSVDQLKSALAAARKSLNMLYAELENERNAAAISADETMAMINRLQEQKAAMQMEAIQYQRLMEEQSEYDQEALQRLNELVVKREKEKQDLERELELYRHKVHLYESKVRKMSRHKSDDQNGSSSASSSAEDSDDLSQSFYEGDESAHGLNGSNGSIPTDVVLQETARNLVALDGSLADFEEERLSILEQLQVLEDRLFDLDDEESDNTKMDKHFSEENHLSGASNGFSDDDSCFKLHDKRKGVSYRGKKLLPLFDDATVEAGNILLTKQGDEADHSTEVIFELARGQDKLAIANEINQVHERLHALEADRDFIKQCVRSLKRGGKGFDLLQDILQHLRDLRRIEQRARNSGELSPHYLHPYTV
- the LOC133915618 gene encoding myosin-binding protein 3-like isoform X1, yielding MGSEAPMAGANLTAALCKKSNRIARVLSYALLEWILIALLLANSVFFYLISRFAAFFALAPPCALCSRLGVDSLFEPHRRQGIGAGGGAEPLRRVLCDAHATEVSRLGYCRAHRRLADAGDMCEDCAGAAAPGKALLSWMGRSELGERDLACACCGVALESGFYSPPFLLPMPALCDSDCCRKEEGTASLNGDVVFVSVEGPVLELFDEKPLVEDDSIGVMAQDAKIVGNVERLVPPESIDSLAVGMAAVSSQSGGERKEAVDHGAVRRNDLVPENTVNANEEKLVMTSDDEKVNSVLDRPIDEQIAAVVLAPSCMESTFDDGINADETVENFADQQSPEEDSGVKDQDLKISIGNEISEDEQVEQAVLKEELYTMSQDPKDHEFVEKLYRSTEVENFQQAELKHKLDSIPMEAAVHVAASSEEKQVQQAELNQELDSIPICPRKHADEELEWGRTAQAGLEQEWDSVPIDSGEHVCVTSYAHADDEQAEVEQKSTSVRADVLEYVADNFDDNTNTGKDIEEDSTEASLHKISYEPLTSLDKLSPDHSFVEEERASDTPTHIEGMCDSQELLDSKAVISDTKSADSSVVIMSPDLESTELVSVDQLKSALAAARKSLNMLYAELENERNAAAISADETMAMINRLQEQKAAMQMEAIQYQRLMEEQSEYDQEALQRLNELVVKREKEKQDLERELELYRHKVHLYESKVRKMSRHKSDDQNGSSSASSSAEDSDDLSQSFYEGDESAHGLNGSNGSIPTDVVLQETARNLVALDGSLADFEEERLSILEQLQVLEDRLFDLDDEESDNTKMDKHFSEENHLSGASNGFSDDDSCFKLHDKRKGVSYRGKKLLPLFDDATVEAGNILLTKQGDEADHSTEVIFELARGQDKLAIANEINQVHERLHALEADRDFIKQCVRSLKRGGKGFDLLQDILQHLRDLRRIEQRARNSGELSPHYLHPYTV
- the LOC133915619 gene encoding DEAD-box ATP-dependent RNA helicase 21 → MKRSADAMEAAKPVFLSKAERERLALERRQAAVSDHRRSALDLLQSIPRPLPPPPPPASGSNHPPRDSSSGHRDSSDRDRDRDRDRDRRRDDDSRRDRDRDRDRDRDRDDSSRRDRDRDRDRGRDRDRERERERDRGDRDRERGDRDRDRERDRLEKMAEREREKELDAIKEQYLGSKKPKKRVIKPSEKFRFSFDWENTEDTSRDMNTLYQSPHEARLLFGRGFLAGIDRREQKKVAAAHEKETRAELRRKAGLEDRPEDDMVDKKKAAAADMYDAFDMRVDRHWSEKALEEMTERDWRIFREDFNISYKGSRIPRPMRKWSESKLGSELLRSIEKAGYEKPSPIQMAAIPLGLQQRDVIGIAETGSGKTAAFVLPMLSYITRLPPISEENEAEGPYAVVMAPTRELAQQIEEETVKFATYLGIKVVSIVGGQSIEEQGFKIRQGCEIVIATPGRLLDCLERRYAVLNQCNYVVLDEADRMIDMGFEPQVVGVLDAMPSSNLKPENEDEELDEKRIYRTTYMFSATMPPAVERLARKYLRNPVVVTIGTAGKTTDLITQNVIMVKESEKMSRLQKMLMDLGDKTAIVFCNTKKTADMRAKDLDKAGFRVTTLHGGKSQDQREISLDGFRNRRFNVLVATDVAGRGIDIPDVAHVINYEMPSSIDTYTHRIGRTGRAGKKGVATSFLTLENTDIFFDLKQMLIQSNSPVPPELARHEASKFKPGSIPDRPPRRNDTVFANH